In Edaphobacter paludis, a single window of DNA contains:
- a CDS encoding DUF3311 domain-containing protein, protein MLVHGFTLLDLCAVSCTQIMRYALQHMEERGELKAQPKQRRWWLLLLVLPYLGLCFPQMYARATPALWGFPFFYWYQFAWVIAASALLGVVYWKFKE, encoded by the coding sequence GTGCTCGTCCATGGCTTCACTTTACTTGATTTATGCGCAGTTTCTTGTACGCAAATTATGCGTTATGCTTTGCAGCATATGGAAGAACGCGGTGAATTGAAAGCTCAGCCGAAGCAGCGCAGATGGTGGCTGCTGTTGCTTGTACTACCTTATCTGGGACTGTGCTTTCCGCAGATGTACGCGCGCGCTACACCTGCGCTGTGGGGATTTCCTTTTTTCTACTGGTACCAGTTTGCGTGGGTCATCGCAGCGTCTGCATTGCTGGGCGTTGTGTATTGGAAATTCAAAGAATAA
- a CDS encoding OmpA family protein, translated as MSSNMGSPSTEAKIKSACTVFLASAFIVACTVGCSSKNYVRSQAAPIVQQTNELDAKTAADHRNIVDTDERAQKGIAGAQTAAETADQHAVAAGQAASTANQSAQEAYNRVDSLSGVVANLDNYKPLSDVDVTFRFDKAVLTSSDKKKLDDFAANLTSARGYILEVTGGTDSTGDANYNYQLSQRRADAVVNYLASKYNIPPHKFYLIGIGKDQAVASNRTAAGRAQNRRVNIKLMSNMANQPTSAAAPAQPNGQL; from the coding sequence ATGAGCTCCAATATGGGATCACCTAGTACCGAAGCAAAGATCAAATCTGCCTGTACGGTTTTTCTCGCCAGCGCCTTTATTGTTGCCTGCACAGTCGGATGCTCCAGCAAGAACTACGTTCGCTCCCAAGCGGCCCCGATCGTCCAGCAAACCAACGAACTTGACGCCAAAACCGCTGCCGACCATCGCAACATTGTCGACACCGACGAGCGCGCCCAAAAGGGCATTGCCGGGGCTCAGACCGCTGCCGAGACTGCCGATCAGCATGCTGTTGCTGCTGGTCAAGCCGCCAGCACGGCTAATCAGTCCGCGCAGGAAGCCTACAACCGCGTCGATAGCCTCAGCGGCGTCGTCGCAAATCTAGACAACTACAAGCCTCTCTCGGATGTAGATGTCACCTTTCGCTTCGACAAGGCTGTGCTTACTTCGTCGGACAAAAAGAAGCTCGATGATTTTGCGGCGAATCTAACCAGCGCTCGCGGCTACATCCTGGAGGTAACTGGAGGCACCGACTCTACCGGTGATGCCAACTACAACTACCAGCTCAGCCAGCGCCGCGCAGATGCCGTCGTGAACTATTTGGCATCGAAGTACAACATCCCGCCGCATAAGTTCTATCTGATCGGGATTGGTAAGGACCAGGCAGTTGCCAGCAACCGCACCGCCGCAGGACGTGCACAGAACCGCCGCGTCAATATCAAGCTGATGTCGAACATGGCTAACCAGCCGACCAGCGCTGCTGCTCCCGCACAGCCGAATGGTCAGTTGTAA